In the genome of Candidatus Binatia bacterium, the window GACCCCCGCGCCTATGTCGTCACGCCGACTACGTTGATCTCAAGACCCCCCGCCATGCGACGACGGTTCGCAAAGGCGCTGCATCAGACCGCCGCCGCGCCCGCTTGCCGATTGTCAACGTGCGAGCACGGTTGCTGGGCGCGTACGTGGGTGTCTCGTCAGTTCCCCGCAAGACTGGGCGCGTACGTGGGTGTCTCGTCAGTTCCCCGCAAGAAGTTCGGCTGTCACCCCTGGGACAGGTGGGTCACGAGCCGATCAGACCCGCGCCTTTCGCAACGTATGCGAATAGGCGACAGCCGATGATCACCACAGTCAGTGATCGCCACGTGGCTCGAAGCCGCACGCGACGAGGAGCGCGTTCTCCACTTCAGGCCATCGAGACTCGGACAACGTCGCCAAGACCGCGCCGAGACGCGACCGCTGCGCGATACCAACGTGGTCGAAGTTCAGAGCACAGGCCGTGGGCATACCGTCGTCGGGCGAGAGGAGCACCTCGGTTGAAAGCCCTCGGAT includes:
- a CDS encoding type II toxin-antitoxin system PemK/MazF family toxin produces the protein MRRGEIRWYTFASPDKRRPVLILTRDAVIDTLNEIIAVPATRTIRGLSTEVLLSPDDGMPTACALNFDHVGIAQRSRLGAVLATLSESRWPEVENALLVACGFEPRGDH